AACTGGCAGCCGCGCGAGCTGGAGCATTCGCTGGTCTCCTTTACCGAGTGGGCGGTGGAAGGCGGGATTGACCACGACACGCGCCGCCAGCAGAAAAAGCCGGAGGCGGTATGACGTCGCGCATTGTCATTATCGGCGGCGGTCAGGCGGGCGGCTGGGCAGCGAAAACCCTGCGCGATGAGGGCTTCGACGGCGAAATTTGCGTGGTGGCGGAAGAGGAATGGGATTTCTACGAGCGCCCTCAGCTGTCGAAAGCGTCTCTGCTGGAGCCGGACGCGGGGCTTCCGCGCCTGTTTAGCGACGAGGCACAGCAGGCCCTGAACCTGACCTGGTACCGGCCGCTGCGTGCTGAAGCGGTCGATCGCGATGAGAAAAAAGTCGTTCTTAGCAACGGCGAACAGCTTAGTTACAACATCCTTTTAATCGCTACCGGCGGGCGGGCGCGCCTGCCTTCGCAGGCGTGGGCCAGCCATCCGCAGGTCTATACCCTGCGCCACTGGCAGGACGCGCAGCGCCTGAAAGCGCGTCTCGCGGAAAGTCAAAAGCTGGCGATTGTCGGCGGCGGCTGGATCGGGCTTGAGATTGCCGCCTCCGCGCGCAAAAGCGGCGTGGCGGTCACCCTGTTCGAGCAGCAGCCTGCGCTGTGCATGCGCTCGGTGAGCGGCGAGGTTTCAAAGCGCCTGGAGGCCATCCACCGCGAACAGGGCGTGGAGATCCGTACCGGCTGCGGCGCGCTGGAGCTGGAGGACGATAACGGCCTGCCGGTCATCCACTGCGACGGCAACCGCGAAACCTTTGACGCGGTGGTGGTGGGGATCGGCGTCGATCTTAATCTTGAGCTGGCGCGCGACGCGGGGCTGAAAACCGGACGCGGGATCGTGGTGGATGCTCAGGGCCACACGTCGGATCCGTTCATCTTTGCCGCAGGCGATGTCGCCCAGCACCATCACTACGGCCTGTGCATCCAGTCCTGGGCCTTCGCCCAGAATCAGGCGGTGGCAACGGCGAAAGCGATGCTCAACCCGGATGCGCCAGGCTACGACGACGCGCCGTGGCTGTGGTCGGATCAATACCAGCACAATATTCAGATCCTCGGTATACCGCAGCCGGGAGGTAAAACGCTGGTGCGTGAAGATTCGCTGTTCTTCTCGCTGGACGAAAACGGGCGGCTGACGCAGCTGGTGGCGTTCAACGATGCGCGCACCGTGAAGCTGGCGAAGCGCTGGATGGCGGCGGGGCGGGATCTGTCGGACGTACCGCTTGCCGACCCGACTTTTTCACTGATGTCACTGCGATAGCTAACCCGCACCCGTAGGGGGAGAGATGACCACACTAGAGACTAACACCGCGCCCGTTGAGGCGAGCGGTGAGGGGACCTGCACGCCCGAAAAAGCGGTGCGCTGGGCCATCCCGCTGTCGCTGCTGGCCTGTGTGCTGCTGGCGTTTTTCGACAAAATCAGCATCGCGGCGCTCTTTTCTGATACCCATTTCCAGCAGGCGATGGGCATCGATTTCGATACCACGCGCCTCGGCATTCTGATGAGCGCCTTCCTGCTGAGCTACGGCTTCTCGTCGGTGTTTTTAAGCGGTTTAGGCGACAAAATCGCGCCGCTGCGTCTGCTCACCGGGATGATGGTGGTGTGGTGCGTGCTGATGGTGGCGATGGGCTTTACCCATAACTACACGCTGATGATCGTCCTGCGTATTCTGCTGGGCGTGGCAGAAGGACCGCTCTTCCCGCTGGCTTTCGCCATCGTGCGTCACAACTTCCCGCAGCATTTGCAGGCGCGCGCCACCATGCTGTGGCTGTTGGGCACCCCGGTGGGCGCGGCGATTGGTTTCCCGCTCTCCCTCTGGCTGCTGAACACCTTTGGCTGGCAGAGCACTTTCTTTGTGATGGCCATGCTTACCGTGCCGGTGCTTATCTTCGTGCGCATCGGTCTGCGCGGGATCCGCCTGGAGGCAAAACCCGGCACTTCACAGGCGTCTCAGGACGAGCGGCGCGCGGCACGGCGCGAGCTGTTTGTCAGCCCGCACTTCTGGATCATCTGCATCTTTAACATCGCGTTCCTGACCTACCTGTGGGGCATCAACGGCTGGCTGCCTGGCTACCTGATCAAAGGCAAAGGCATTCATCTGGAGCATGCAGGCTGGCTGTCGTCGATGCCGTTTATCGCCATGCTGGCGGGGGAAGTGATTGGCGCGTGGCTTTCGGACAGGGTCGATAAGCGCGCGGCGGCCTGCTTTATCTCGATGGCGGGGGCGGCGGTGGGGCTGGCGGCGGTAATGCACCTTGATACCCCGCTCGCCATCATCGCGGCGATGAGCTTCAGCACCTTTATGTGGGGCACCGGCGCACCTAACATTTTCGCCCTGCTGGCGAAGGCCACCCATCCCCGGGTGAGCGCTACGGCGGGCGGCATCTTCAACGGGCTGGGAAACTTTGCGGGCGCACTGTCGCCAGCGGTGATGGGCGCGCTTATCGCCTTCACCCACAGCATGGATTCCGGGCTGATTTTTCTGGCGGTGATGGCGGCGGTGGGCTGCGTCCTGTTACTGCCGCTGCTGAGACGTTACTGAGGAGAGTGTCATGACTGATTCAACCGTAACCCACAAAACCGGCATTAAACCTGACCATCTGACGATGGAAGAGTGGGTCGAGTCGCGCATCGCGCGCTTCGAAGGCCGGAAATACGACTGGAACGCGCTGAAGTTCCAGGCCGATTTTGACCCAAAATACCGCCGGGCGCAGATGCGCTACATCGGCACCGGCGCAACGGGCGTGGCGAACGACACCAACACCGTGCAGGCGGATCACTTTACCTTCTCCACCATGGTGCTGCCGTCGAAGTGCGAAGGGCCGCTGCACCTGCACGACGACGTGGAAGAGGTGTTCTTTATGCTCAAGGGGCAGATCACGCTGATGATCCAGGACGGCGACTGCTACACCGAAACCGTGCTGCGCGAGCGTGACCTGATCTCCGTCCCGCCGGGTATCTATCGCGGGCTGTTTAACCACGGGGAAGAAGAGGCGCTGATGTGCGTCATGCTGGGGACCAACAAGCCGGAAATCCCGACCTATCCGTCCGACCATCCGCTCTCGAAAGTGAAGCGGAACTAAGGGGGGCATGATGACGGGTTTTCGTGAACAGGGAAGCGGTATTCCGCTGATGCTGCTGCACGGGATCAGCTCCGGCGCGGCCTCCTGGCATAAGCAGATGGTGCTGAACGGTTTTCGCGTGCTGGCGTGGGACATGCCCGGTTATGGCGAAAGCCCGATGCTGGCCGTCGAGCGGGCGAACGCGGGGGATTACGCCGACGCGCTGGCAGCCATGCTTGACCGCGCGGGCGTCTGGCAGGCGGTGCTGGTTGGCCACTCGCTCGGCGCGCTGGTGGCCAGCGCCTTTGCCGCGAAATTCCCTGAGCGCGTCATCCATCTGGTGCTGGCGGATGCCGCGCAGGGTTACGGGCAGGCCGCGCCGGAGCAGCGGGAGCAGGTCTGGCGCAACCGCGAGCAGCAGATGGCGCTGGGTGGCGAGATCCTTGCCCAGACCCGCGCCGCGAAGCTGCTGCGCCCCGGCGCGCGCGCGGAAGATATCGCCACCGTCGCGGCGGGCATGCGCGCGCTGCGTTCCGAGGGCTACCTTGCCGCCGCGTGGATGCTGGCACACGACGACATCCACGGCTGGTTGAAGCGCTACTCCGGCACGTTTGAAGTCTGGTGCGGCGAGCAGGATGCCATCACACAGCCCGAGCTGGTACAGGGGCTGGCGCTGCGCTACGGCATGCCGTTTACCGCCATTCCGCAGGCCGGGCACGCCAGCTATCTCGATAACGACGCGTTTTTTAACCAACAGCTTTTACGCATTAACGAAGAGGTGCGCGATGAATGCACAAATTGACGGGCGTGTAGCGGTAGTCACCGGCGGATCTTCCGGCATTGGCTTTGAAACGCTGCGCCTGCTGCTGGGTGACGGGGCGAAAGTCGCCTTCTGCGGCCGTGACCCGGACCGGCTCGCCAGCGCTCATGCGACGCTGCAAAACGAATTCCCCCACGGGGAGATTTTCTCTTACCGCTGCGACGTGCTGAACGCCGACGACGTGCAGGCCTTTGCGGATGCGGTACAGGCGCGCTTTGGCGCGGCGGATATGCTGATCAATAACGCCGGGCAGGGCTATGTGGCGCACTTCCAGGACACCCCGCGCGAGGCGTGGCTACACGAAGCCGAACTCAAACTGTTTGGGGTGATTAACCCGGTCCAGGCGTTTCAGCCTCTGCTGGAGCAGTCCGACATCGCCTCTGTTACCTGCGTGAACTCCCTGCTGGCGCTACAGCCGGAGGAGCACATGATCGCCACCTCCGCCGCCCGTGCCGCACTGCTGAACATGACGCTGACGCTCTCGAAAGAGCTGGTAGGCAAAGGCATTCGCGTCAACTCCATACTGCTTGGCATGGTGGAATCCGGCCAGTGGCAGCGCCGCTTTGAAACGCGGGCGGACAAAAACCAGAGCTGGCCGGAGTGGACGGCGGACATCGCGCGCAAGCGCGGCATTCCGATGGCGCGCCTCGGCAAGCCGCAGGAGCCAGCGCAGGCGCTGCTGTTCCTCGCTTCGCCGCTGGCCTCGTTTACCACCGGCGCGGCGCTGGACGTTTCCGGCGGCTTCTGCCGCCATCTGTAAGGACACATCATGAAAAAGGTAATGTTGATTGGTTTTGGCGCCATGGCGCAGGCGGTGATTGAGCGCCTGCCTGCTGGCGTGGCTATCGGCTGGATCGTGGCGCGAGACTCTCACCATGCCGCCATTCACGACCAGTTTGGCGATGCGGTCGAGGCGCTGACGTCACCGACGGCGTGCGCACAAACGCCCGATCTGGTGCTGGAGTGCGCCAGCCAGCAGGCGGTGGCCCAGTACGGGGAAGAGATCCTGCGTCGCGGCTGGCATCTGGCCGTTATTTCCACTGGCGCGCTGGCGGACAGCGCGCTGGAGCAGCGCCTGCTCGCGGCGGGCGGCAAACTGACCCTGCTTTCCGGTGCGGTGGCCGGTATCGACGGTCTGGCAGCGGCGAAGGAGGGTGGGCTTGAGCGCGTCACCTATCAGTCGCGCAAAAGCCCGGCCAGCTGGCGCGGCAGCTATGCCGAGCAGCTTATCGATCTGAATTTGGTGTCAGAGGCAAAGGTCTTTTTTGAAGGCAGCGCCCGCGAGGCGGCGCGGCTGTTCCCGGCGAACGCCAACGTGGCGGCGACCGTGGCGCTCGGCGGCGTGGGGATGGATGAGACCCGCGTACAGCTGATGGTTGACCCGGCAACGAAACGTAACACCCACACGCTGCACGTGGAAGGATTGTTCGGCGAGTTCCATCTGGAGCTGAGCGGCCTGCCGCTGGCATCCAATCCTAAAACCTCCACCCTGGCGGCACTGAGCGCGGTGCGCGCCTGCCGCGAGCTGGCCCTGAGCTGAGGAGTGATGATGGACAATCTGAAGATTTTTATTGGCGGACAGTGGCGACACGGCGGCGGGAACCCGATGCAGAGCCACTTCCCGGCAGACGGAACAATCAACGCGACGCTGAACGCCGCCAGTCTGGATGATCTGGAGGAGGCGATAGCGGCAGGAGCGCGCGCCTGGCGCGAACCCGCATGGCGTAACAGCCTGCCGCATATGCGGGCGAAGATCCTGCATAAGGTTGCCGATCTCATTGAATCCCGCGTCGACGTGCTGGCGCAGATGCAGAGCCGCGATAACGGCAAGCCGCTGGCGGAAGCGCGCGGGCTGGTGATGAGCGCGGCGGGAACGGCGCGCTACTTTGCCGCCGCCTGCGAGCTGCTGGAAGGGGAACTCCCGACGCCGCGCCAGGCGGATCTGCTGACGCTGAGCCGCTACGAGCCGCTCGGCGTGGTGGCGGCCATCACGCCGTGGAACTCGCCGATTGCCAGCGAAATGCAGAAGGTCGCGCCAGCCATTGCCGCCGGGAACGCGGTGATCCTCAAGCCCGCCGAAGCCACGCCGCTGATGGCGCTGGAGCTGGCGCGGATATTTGAACAGGCCGGGCTGCCCGCCGGGCTGCTGAGCGTCCTGCCGGGCAAAGGCTCGGTAATTGGCGATGCGCTGGTGCGCCACCCTGAGGTGCGCAAAATTTCCTTTACCGGCGGCACCACCACGGGCCGTCATCTGGCGCACGTGGCGGCGGAAAAACTGATCCCGGCCTCGCTTGAGCTGGGCGGAAAATCCCCGACCATCGTGATGGAGGATGCCGATATCGAACAGGCCGCGCGCGGGATCTGCTACGGCATTTTCAGCTCGGCGGGGCAGGCGTGTATCGCCGGGTCGCGGCTGTTTATCCACGAAAGCCTGTACGCGCCGCTGATGGCGCGGCTGCTGGAGTTAACCCGCGGGCTGCGCGTCGGACACCCGTTTACCGACGGCGTTCATGTAGGACCGCTAATCAACGAGAAACATCGTCAGAGCGTGATCGAGTACGTCGAACTGGCGAAACGTGAAGGGGGCCGGGTGCTGTGCGGCGGCGAGATCCCCGCCGATCCCGCGCTGGCAAACGGCAGTTTCTTCCAGCCAACCATCATTGAAGGGCTGACCAACCGCGCCCGCGCCTGTCAGGAAGAGATCTTCGGCCCGGTGCTGGTGGCCATGCCGTTTCGCGATGAAGCCACGCTTATCCGCGAGGCGAACGACTCGGTTTACGGCCTGGCGGCGGGGATCTGGACGCGCGATACCGGACGCGCCCTGCGTCTCAGCGAGCAGCTGGAGGCAGGCACGGTGTGGATTAACACCTACAAAGTGTTTGCGATTTCGACCCCGTTCGGGGGCTTAAAAGAGAGCGGTCTGGGCCGCGAGAAGGGCATTCAGGGGCTGAAGGCCTGGATGCAACAAAAGAGCATTTATCTGGCGACGGGTAACAGCGTCAACCACTGGTGCGACTGAGAAAGGGTGAGCAATGAGCGAAATGATAACCGTCGGCGACGCCATCGCCAGAACGCTGGAGCAGTATCAGGTTGAGGCCATCTACGGCGTCATCTCCATTCACAACCTGCCGATCGCGGATGCGGTTGGGCAGCGGGGCACCATCCGCTTTGTGCCCGCGCGCGGCGAAGCCGGTTCCGTCACCATGGCCGATGCCCACGGACGTTTTTCCGGCCTCGGCGTGGCGCTGACCAGCACCGGCGCCGGGGCAGGTAACGCGGTAGGCGCGCTGGTAGAGGCGATGAACGCCTGCACGCCGCTGCTGCATTTAACCGGGCAGGTGGAGAAAGCCTGGCTGGACGCCGACACCGGGTTTATCCATGAGACCCGCGACCAGTTGACCTTCCTGAAAGCCAGCTCAAAACGGGCGTACCGGATCAGCAACGCGAATCAGGCGATAGCGATTCTGCATAAAGCCATCCAGGACGCGCAGACCCCACCGTGCGGGCCGGTCTCTGTGGAAATCCCGATTGATATTCAGGGGGCCAAAATTCCGCTGTCGCTGGTGACGAAGCCGGTGAAACCGGCTTCGGTTGCAGCTGTAGATCCCGCGACGGTTGACGCACTGTGGGCACAGCTCAAGCAGGCGAAACAGCCGCTGCTGTGGCTGGGGGGCGGGGCGCTGGGAAGCGCTGGTGCTGTGAAAACGCTGGCGGATGCAGGCGTGACGGTGATCTCCAGTACCCACGCGCGCGGCGTGCTGCCGGACGACCATCGCGCCAGCCTGCGCGCGTTCCACAATTCGCCGTCGGTGGAAGCGCTGATGGCGCAGTGTGATTTTACCCTGGTGGCCGGTTCACGCCTGCGCAGCAACGAAACCCGCTCCTGGACGCTGGAACTGCCGTCTCCGCGGGTGCAGATCGATATCGACCCGGCGGCAGCAAGCCGTAACTACCTGATGGATAGCACGTTGATAGCCGATTGTTCAGCGTTGCTTGGCGCGCTGGCTGAAAAAGCCCAGGGCCGGGAATGGGGCAACGCCCAGTGGGACGCGCAGGTACAGCAGGCGGTCGGGCAAGCTGAACAGGGGTTGCGCGAGCAGTGCGGCGTCTATGCGAAGCTTAACGACGCCATAGAAAAAGCGCTGCCGAAAGACGGCCTGCTGGTGCGCGATATCACCGTGTCCGGCAGCCTGTGGGGGAGCCGCCTGTTGAGGGCTAACGGTCCGCTGATGAACATACACTCTCTCGCCGGGGCGATTGGCATGGGGCTGCCGATGGCCATCGGCACCGCGATTGCCAACCCGCAGCGCAAGGTGGTGGGGCTGGTGGGCGACGGCGGCCTGAGCCTGAATTTAGGCGAACTGGCGACGCTGGCGCAGGAGAAAGCCAATGTGACGCTGCTGATCATGAACGACGGGGGCTACGGCGTAATGCGCGGCATTCAGGATAAATATTTTGGCGGACGGCAGTATTATAACGCGCTGCATACGCCGGACTTTACCCTGCTGGCGCAGGCGATTGGCCTTCAGGCCTGGAGCGTTGAGCGGGCCGAGGACTTTGATGCGGTCATGACAGAGGCGCTGGCGATGCCGGGGCCGTCGGTGGTGGAGGTGCGGATGGGGCAGATTGGCGCCCTTAAGTTTGCCGGGCCGCCACAGAAAACGCTGTACTGATTGAGCTTTGTTGCCCGGTAGCGCGGCGCGCACCGGGCCAGCGTATTATTTAATTCCGTCTGCCGCCATGCGGTCACGGATATGCTGCGCACGTTCAACGGAGGCCGGGTGATCGTCAAACATGGAACTCTGACGGCCTTCTTCCAGTTTCGCCAGTTTTTCGAAGCTGGTGGCTAAACCCGATGGATTGATGCCGCGTTTGCGCAACAGATCGTAAGAGTAGTCATCCGCTTCCGACTCCTGACGCTGGGAGAACTGGGAGTTCACCAGTTTCTCGCCCACATCGCCAAGCTGCGACTGGGACAGGCTGCCGACAATGCCACCCGCAGAGGCTGCCGCGGCACGCACGGCATTGGTGCCCAGCGCAACCTGCATCCCTTTCTTCACGTGACCCAGAGCAACGTGACCCATTTCGTGGCCGATTACCGCTTCCACTTCGTTGTCGGTCATCATGTCCATCAGGCCGCTGTAAACGCGGATACAGCCGTTCGCCATTGCGAAGGCGTTGACGTCTTTCGCCATGTACACCTTGTAGTTCACCGGCTGGCCGTTAATGTTGTCGCCCAGCGCGGAAGCAATCTTGTTCAGACGCTGCGTATAGGTGCTGTTAGCCGGGGCAAGCGTAGCTTTTCCATCCATATCCTTACAGGCCTGATCGCTCAGCGCTATGACCTGCGCATCGCTCAATGAGTAGGCCTGAAAAGCTTCTGCGCCTGAGGTCATCAGGCCGTTAGAATCCATATTCTGACAGCCGCTTAGCAGGAGCGTTGTTCCCACAGCCAGCCCGATTGCACGCATTTTCATGATGTTGCTTCCGTACTCGTTAATCTGAATTAATTCCGAAAAATGCACCGTCAACGAAGCCGGTGTCGGGCTAAGTATAAGGAATATCTACAGGGGCGGGCGAGCAGATTGCGCAACATGCGAGCATGATCCAGAGATTTCTTAAGCTGCAAAAGAATGCTCCATGTACATGCCCTGCGGCTTGGGTTACATTGTTGGCACTTTTTTCCGGCGTAGCCCAAAACGCGCTGTCGTCAAGGGCATGGCCTTTAACAGTCCGATCTGGAGTTAAAATGTCCTCACGTAAAGAGCTTGCTAATGCTATTCGTGCGCTGAGCATGGATGCAGTACAGAAAGCCAAATCCGGCCACCCGGGTGCCCCTATGGGTATGGCTGACATCGCCGAAGTCCTGTGGCGTGATTTCCTTAACCACAACCCTCAGAACCCGGCATGGGCTGACCGCGACCGTTTCGTGCTGTCTAACGGCCACGGCTCTATGCTGATCTACAGCCTGCTGCACCTCACTGGCTACGATCTGCCTATCGAAGAGCTGAAAAACTTCCGTCAGCTGCACTCCAAAACTCCAGGTCACCCGGAAGTGGACTACACCGCTGGCGTTGAAACCACCACCGGTCCGCTGGGTCAGGGCATCGCTAACGCTGTAGGTATGGCGATTGCAGAGAAGACTCT
The sequence above is a segment of the Enterobacter hormaechei ATCC 49162 genome. Coding sequences within it:
- a CDS encoding NAD(P)/FAD-dependent oxidoreductase, with translation MTSRIVIIGGGQAGGWAAKTLRDEGFDGEICVVAEEEWDFYERPQLSKASLLEPDAGLPRLFSDEAQQALNLTWYRPLRAEAVDRDEKKVVLSNGEQLSYNILLIATGGRARLPSQAWASHPQVYTLRHWQDAQRLKARLAESQKLAIVGGGWIGLEIAASARKSGVAVTLFEQQPALCMRSVSGEVSKRLEAIHREQGVEIRTGCGALELEDDNGLPVIHCDGNRETFDAVVVGIGVDLNLELARDAGLKTGRGIVVDAQGHTSDPFIFAAGDVAQHHHYGLCIQSWAFAQNQAVATAKAMLNPDAPGYDDAPWLWSDQYQHNIQILGIPQPGGKTLVREDSLFFSLDENGRLTQLVAFNDARTVKLAKRWMAAGRDLSDVPLADPTFSLMSLR
- a CDS encoding MFS transporter; its protein translation is MTTLETNTAPVEASGEGTCTPEKAVRWAIPLSLLACVLLAFFDKISIAALFSDTHFQQAMGIDFDTTRLGILMSAFLLSYGFSSVFLSGLGDKIAPLRLLTGMMVVWCVLMVAMGFTHNYTLMIVLRILLGVAEGPLFPLAFAIVRHNFPQHLQARATMLWLLGTPVGAAIGFPLSLWLLNTFGWQSTFFVMAMLTVPVLIFVRIGLRGIRLEAKPGTSQASQDERRAARRELFVSPHFWIICIFNIAFLTYLWGINGWLPGYLIKGKGIHLEHAGWLSSMPFIAMLAGEVIGAWLSDRVDKRAAACFISMAGAAVGLAAVMHLDTPLAIIAAMSFSTFMWGTGAPNIFALLAKATHPRVSATAGGIFNGLGNFAGALSPAVMGALIAFTHSMDSGLIFLAVMAAVGCVLLLPLLRRY
- a CDS encoding cupin domain-containing protein → MTDSTVTHKTGIKPDHLTMEEWVESRIARFEGRKYDWNALKFQADFDPKYRRAQMRYIGTGATGVANDTNTVQADHFTFSTMVLPSKCEGPLHLHDDVEEVFFMLKGQITLMIQDGDCYTETVLRERDLISVPPGIYRGLFNHGEEEALMCVMLGTNKPEIPTYPSDHPLSKVKRN
- a CDS encoding alpha/beta fold hydrolase: MTGFREQGSGIPLMLLHGISSGAASWHKQMVLNGFRVLAWDMPGYGESPMLAVERANAGDYADALAAMLDRAGVWQAVLVGHSLGALVASAFAAKFPERVIHLVLADAAQGYGQAAPEQREQVWRNREQQMALGGEILAQTRAAKLLRPGARAEDIATVAAGMRALRSEGYLAAAWMLAHDDIHGWLKRYSGTFEVWCGEQDAITQPELVQGLALRYGMPFTAIPQAGHASYLDNDAFFNQQLLRINEEVRDECTN
- a CDS encoding SDR family oxidoreductase, with translation MNAQIDGRVAVVTGGSSGIGFETLRLLLGDGAKVAFCGRDPDRLASAHATLQNEFPHGEIFSYRCDVLNADDVQAFADAVQARFGAADMLINNAGQGYVAHFQDTPREAWLHEAELKLFGVINPVQAFQPLLEQSDIASVTCVNSLLALQPEEHMIATSAARAALLNMTLTLSKELVGKGIRVNSILLGMVESGQWQRRFETRADKNQSWPEWTADIARKRGIPMARLGKPQEPAQALLFLASPLASFTTGAALDVSGGFCRHL
- a CDS encoding aspartate dehydrogenase yields the protein MKKVMLIGFGAMAQAVIERLPAGVAIGWIVARDSHHAAIHDQFGDAVEALTSPTACAQTPDLVLECASQQAVAQYGEEILRRGWHLAVISTGALADSALEQRLLAAGGKLTLLSGAVAGIDGLAAAKEGGLERVTYQSRKSPASWRGSYAEQLIDLNLVSEAKVFFEGSAREAARLFPANANVAATVALGGVGMDETRVQLMVDPATKRNTHTLHVEGLFGEFHLELSGLPLASNPKTSTLAALSAVRACRELALS
- a CDS encoding aldehyde dehydrogenase: MDNLKIFIGGQWRHGGGNPMQSHFPADGTINATLNAASLDDLEEAIAAGARAWREPAWRNSLPHMRAKILHKVADLIESRVDVLAQMQSRDNGKPLAEARGLVMSAAGTARYFAAACELLEGELPTPRQADLLTLSRYEPLGVVAAITPWNSPIASEMQKVAPAIAAGNAVILKPAEATPLMALELARIFEQAGLPAGLLSVLPGKGSVIGDALVRHPEVRKISFTGGTTTGRHLAHVAAEKLIPASLELGGKSPTIVMEDADIEQAARGICYGIFSSAGQACIAGSRLFIHESLYAPLMARLLELTRGLRVGHPFTDGVHVGPLINEKHRQSVIEYVELAKREGGRVLCGGEIPADPALANGSFFQPTIIEGLTNRARACQEEIFGPVLVAMPFRDEATLIREANDSVYGLAAGIWTRDTGRALRLSEQLEAGTVWINTYKVFAISTPFGGLKESGLGREKGIQGLKAWMQQKSIYLATGNSVNHWCD
- a CDS encoding thiamine pyrophosphate-binding protein — protein: MSEMITVGDAIARTLEQYQVEAIYGVISIHNLPIADAVGQRGTIRFVPARGEAGSVTMADAHGRFSGLGVALTSTGAGAGNAVGALVEAMNACTPLLHLTGQVEKAWLDADTGFIHETRDQLTFLKASSKRAYRISNANQAIAILHKAIQDAQTPPCGPVSVEIPIDIQGAKIPLSLVTKPVKPASVAAVDPATVDALWAQLKQAKQPLLWLGGGALGSAGAVKTLADAGVTVISSTHARGVLPDDHRASLRAFHNSPSVEALMAQCDFTLVAGSRLRSNETRSWTLELPSPRVQIDIDPAAASRNYLMDSTLIADCSALLGALAEKAQGREWGNAQWDAQVQQAVGQAEQGLREQCGVYAKLNDAIEKALPKDGLLVRDITVSGSLWGSRLLRANGPLMNIHSLAGAIGMGLPMAIGTAIANPQRKVVGLVGDGGLSLNLGELATLAQEKANVTLLIMNDGGYGVMRGIQDKYFGGRQYYNALHTPDFTLLAQAIGLQAWSVERAEDFDAVMTEALAMPGPSVVEVRMGQIGALKFAGPPQKTLY
- a CDS encoding M48 family metallopeptidase is translated as MKMRAIGLAVGTTLLLSGCQNMDSNGLMTSGAEAFQAYSLSDAQVIALSDQACKDMDGKATLAPANSTYTQRLNKIASALGDNINGQPVNYKVYMAKDVNAFAMANGCIRVYSGLMDMMTDNEVEAVIGHEMGHVALGHVKKGMQVALGTNAVRAAAASAGGIVGSLSQSQLGDVGEKLVNSQFSQRQESEADDYSYDLLRKRGINPSGLATSFEKLAKLEEGRQSSMFDDHPASVERAQHIRDRMAADGIK